The Candidatus Sphingomonas colombiensis genome contains the following window.
CGACATATGCGGTGTGTTCTGGGGTGCGTTCGCGGCGCGGGAGCCGGCGCGCAACCGCGCCAATATCGGGCAGTTGTTCGATCTGTGGGCGGCGGGCAAGATCGCGCCGAAGATCACCGAGGTCTTTCCGCTGGAAAAGGGCGGCGACGCGATCGCCCGGTTGGGTGGACGTCAGGCGATCGGCAAGCTGGTGGTCCGCGTCGCGGACTGAAACGTTCGTTCCCGCGGGTCGGCGCCGCGAAATATGCTCCCTCGCGTATTTCCAAACGGACTCCGACGCGTCGCCGCCCCGACGTTGCGCATGGGCTGCTCCCTCTCTATCTCGAGGGCTCTGATTTATTGGGAGCAGACATGACCACCTTCGACGATCGCGAGCGCGCTTTTGAAAACAAGTTCGCGCGTGACGAGGAAATGGCCTTCCGCATCATCGCGCGGCGCAATCGCCTGCTCGGCCAATGGGCGGCGGGGTTGATGAAGCTCACCCCGGCGGAGGCGGATTCCTATGGCAAGACGGTGATCCACGCCGATCTGGAAGAGGCGGGCGACGACGATGTGGTGCGCAAGCTGCTCGGCGATCTCACCGCCGCTGGCGTCGATATCGACGAGGCCGCCGTGCGCCGCGCGCTGGAGGAGCAGATGATCGAGGCGCGCCGCCAGTTGATGGAAGCGCAATAACATGCCGATGGCGGCGGATGACATCGCCACGCTGATCCGCGAGGGAATTCCGGATGCAGACGTGGAGATCACCGATCTCGCGGGCGATGGCGATCATTATGCGGCGCGCGTCGTCAGCGCGTCGTTCGCGGGGCTATCGCGCGTGAAGCAGCACCAGGCGGTCTATGCCGCGCTCGGTGGCCGCATGGGCGGCGTGCTCCACGCCTTGCAGCTTACCACCGCCGTTCCGAAATAACGGCCAATATATGTTGAGGAACAGGCGATGACCGACGACGTCCAGGCCCGCATCGATGCGGTAGTGAAGAATAATCAGGTGGTGCTGTTCATGAAGGGCAGCCCGCTTTTCCCGCAATGCGGCTTTTCCAGCCGCGCGGTGGCAATCCTCCAGCATCTGAACGTCGAGTTCGAAAGCGTCGACGTGTTGCAGGATCAGGGCATCCGTCAGGGGATCAAGGCCTATTCGGATTGGCCGACCATTCCGCAGCTCTATGTCGGCGGCGAATTCGTCGGCGGATCGGACATCATGATGGAGATGTACGAATCCGGCGAGCTGGCCGAATTGTTCGAAAGCGCTGCCAAGGCTGAGTGACCGGGTGAGGGCGGGGCGTCGCGAGATCGAAGTAGCGACGCACCCGCCCTGCTGAAGCGTTTTGACTTTAACGCTCGGTGCGCCATTCACGATGCAGCACGCGTGCCAAAAGGCGAAGGGCACGGAAATCCATCGGAACAGTGGTTAACGCGCAAAGTCGCGATGCCCGAACTGTAAAAATTTACGACAGAACAGCATGGTGGGAGCCCGTGCCACCTGCGCCCGCCGGCCTATTTATCCTTCAGCTCCGTTTCGAAGAAGCGCACGGTCGCGGTGTCGGCCTTCAACCAATCCGCATAGCGCAGGAAGCCGTGGATTTCGTTTGGCAGGATCAACTGCTCATAGCGGACCCCGGCATTGTCCAGCCGCCGCGCCAGATCGATCGTCTGGTTGAAACGCACGTTCCGGTCGTCATCGCCATGGATCAGCAGCACGGGCGATTTCCAGCGCGCGACATCGGCGATCGGCGAGCTTTCGAAGGCGGTCTTGAGCGTTGCCTCCCAATCGCCCTTTTCATGGCGTTCGACGGGTTTGCCTTCCTCCGCGATCAGGCGTGACCAGTCGTGCACGCCGTGCAGATCGACCCCGGCCTTGAACGTCGCGCTGTCCCGCGCGAGCGCCAGCGCGGTCAGATAGCCGCCATAGGAGCCGCCCCAGATGCCGATCCGATCGGGGTTCACGTTGCTCAGCGATTGCAGATATTTCGCGCCGGCCTGAACGTCGCGATATTCGGACGCGCCACGGAAGCTGGCCTTGTCAGGGTGCTGGAATGCGCGACCATAACCGATGCCCAGCCGATAATTGACCGAGAGCACCACGAAGCCGCGTGATGCCAGATATTGGTTCACCGCATAGCTGTGGGCGTAATAATCCATATAGGGGAAGCCCAGCAGCATCTGCCGCATCGGCCCGCCGTGGACGAAAACGATCGCCGGATGCTTGGCCTTGCCGCCTGCCGGCTCGAACAACTGCCCATGGACGACAAGTCCATCTGCCGCCTTGAAGACGACGCGCTTCGGCGCGACCATCGGTGGTGCGTATCCGGCCGATGAGGCCCCGACGAGTGTGCCGTTCCCGGCCCCGCTGCTCATCCGCACCTCTGCGGCGCGGGTCGCTCCCGCCGCGACAAAGGCGATACGATCGCCCCCGACGGCCACTGGCGTCCACTCCAGCCCATCGCCCCGTGTCATCGCCACCGGCTCCGCACGGTCGATCGGCACGCGGAATATGTGGCGGCGATCGTCGTCCTCGGCCGCCGTGCCGGTATTGGCGTCATAGAACAGCGTCGCGCGATCGCGCGACATGGTGGTGTGCTCGACCATGAAATTGCCCGGTGTCAGCAGCAATGGCTGACCGCCCGCCGCTGGCATCGAATAGAGATGCGGCCAACCGTCCAGTTCGGCGCGGAATACCAGGCGATCATGTGCGCCCCACATCAATGCCGCGCCATCGGCGATCGAGTCGGGATAGGAGCCTTCTAGAGTGCGCGGGCTTTGCCACACCACTTTGCCGTCGCCGCTCGTCGCATCGGCGACGACGATCGACCAGGGGAGCGGTGTTTCGGTCAGCATCGGTTCGGGCGCGCCGCCATTGCCGGGAAGCCGGGTGAAGGCGACACGCTGCCCATCCGGAGACCACACCGGCGCACCATCGAAGCCAGTCGCCGGGGCCAGCCAGACGATCGGCTTGTCCGCGCCGGACCATATGCCGACGAAGCTATGGTCGCCCCGCCCCGAGACGAAGGCGAGCCGCGTTCCGTCTGGCGACCAGGCGAGCGCGGACGCCTTGCCGCGATCAGCGATAAGCTGCTTCGGTTTTTCCTTCCCGGCGCCGTCGACGCTCCACACCTTGCCGCTTTTGATGAAGGCGACGCGTCCTTTGGCGGAGATCGCCGGCGTGTCGCCCTCGGCGATCTTCACTGGCACGCCGCCGCCTGTGGCGGCGGACCAGATTTCCAGCGTGACCGCATCCGGGCTGTCGGCAGGATTGGGCTCCCAGTCGATCGGCCAATTGGAGTCATGATCGCCGCCGCGCACCCAGATCGCTCGCGTGCCATCGGGGGAAAGCATCAGCCCGGTCAATTCCTGCCCGTCGTCCGCGAGCGCGCCGGTCAGCGCCCGTGCGCGATAGTCCGGGCCGGTGGCGGTCCAGACGTTGCGCACGCCTTTCACCACGCTGATCCAGGCGATGCGATCCGCGCGTTCCGCGGCGATCAGCGCGGTGGGGAAGGGGTAGGCCAGCGCGGCTTCCAGCCCGGGTAGGGGCGCCTCGGCCGCCCGCGCCGTTGCCGGAGCGGCCACCAGCAATATGGCTAGCGCGACTGACCTCATATCTGCCCCCTTCTTGATCCCGAAGGCGGCAGCTTAACGGCCGATCGGCCATTGGCAATTGCGCCCCGGCCGGTCGAAACGAGATGAGCCGGATCGTCCTTTCGCTATTGACCACAAGCGTAATCGATGTAATTACAACCGTAGTCGATAGGAGGGTGCCGAGTCGTGGCCGAGCGGATCAGCGATGCCGAACATGCCGTGATGGAGGTGTTGTGGGATGATTCCCCGCTCACCGCGCAGGAGGTGGCCGAGCGTGTCGGCCCCGATCGCGGCTGGAGCGTCAATACCGTCAAGACCCTGCTCGGCCGGCTGCTCGCCAAGAGCGCGGTTTCGCACGAGGAAGACGGCCGGCGTTATCTTTATCGCCCCGCCGTCCAGCGCGGCGACTATGTTTCCGGTGAATCGCGGCGGCTGATCGATCGGCTGTTCGGCGGCAAGCTTACGCCGCTGGTCGCGCATCTTGCCGAGCGCGACGAACTTTCCGCGCAGGATATCGCCGAGATCGAGGCGCTGCTGAAGGCGCTGAAGCAATGATCGGCTGGGCGGTGGAAGCGCTGATCGCTTCGGCCGCGCTGATCGCGCTGGTGCTGGCGATCCGCGTTCCCGTGCGCCGCGCGTTCGGCGCCCCGGTGGCTTATGCGCTGTGGCTGCTTCCCGTGCTGCGGCTGGTGCTCCCGCCGCTCCCTGCGACATTGCGTGACGGGGTGGTGCCGCCGATCGCCGCGCCGCTGGGCGATATGGGCCGCCAGGTGTCGTGGATGATCCTGCCGGCCGCGGGCGTCGATGCGTCGACGGCCCCCGATCTCGGCGCGATGATTGGTGGCGCGGCCGTGATCCTGTGGAGTGTCGGCGCGCTGGGCTTCATCGGCTGGCAATTCGCAGCTTATGTTCGTTTTCGCCGCCGGTTGCTCGCGGCCGCGACTCCGCTCGACACGATCGGCAGCGTCACGATCGTTTCCAGCCCGGCGGCATCCGGCCCGCTCGCTTTCGGCATCATGCGGCGTTTCGTCGCCTTTCCGCGCGATTTCGCTGGCCGTTATGACGAGAGCGAGCGCGAACTGGCGCTGGCGCACGAGCTTGGCCATCATGCGCGCGGCGATCTGA
Protein-coding sequences here:
- a CDS encoding DUF1476 domain-containing protein; its protein translation is MTTFDDRERAFENKFARDEEMAFRIIARRNRLLGQWAAGLMKLTPAEADSYGKTVIHADLEEAGDDDVVRKLLGDLTAAGVDIDEAAVRRALEEQMIEARRQLMEAQ
- a CDS encoding BolA family transcriptional regulator, translating into MPMAADDIATLIREGIPDADVEITDLAGDGDHYAARVVSASFAGLSRVKQHQAVYAALGGRMGGVLHALQLTTAVPK
- the grxD gene encoding Grx4 family monothiol glutaredoxin, whose translation is MTDDVQARIDAVVKNNQVVLFMKGSPLFPQCGFSSRAVAILQHLNVEFESVDVLQDQGIRQGIKAYSDWPTIPQLYVGGEFVGGSDIMMEMYESGELAELFESAAKAE
- a CDS encoding prolyl oligopeptidase family serine peptidase, encoding MRSVALAILLVAAPATARAAEAPLPGLEAALAYPFPTALIAAERADRIAWISVVKGVRNVWTATGPDYRARALTGALADDGQELTGLMLSPDGTRAIWVRGGDHDSNWPIDWEPNPADSPDAVTLEIWSAATGGGVPVKIAEGDTPAISAKGRVAFIKSGKVWSVDGAGKEKPKQLIADRGKASALAWSPDGTRLAFVSGRGDHSFVGIWSGADKPIVWLAPATGFDGAPVWSPDGQRVAFTRLPGNGGAPEPMLTETPLPWSIVVADATSGDGKVVWQSPRTLEGSYPDSIADGAALMWGAHDRLVFRAELDGWPHLYSMPAAGGQPLLLTPGNFMVEHTTMSRDRATLFYDANTGTAAEDDDRRHIFRVPIDRAEPVAMTRGDGLEWTPVAVGGDRIAFVAAGATRAAEVRMSSGAGNGTLVGASSAGYAPPMVAPKRVVFKAADGLVVHGQLFEPAGGKAKHPAIVFVHGGPMRQMLLGFPYMDYYAHSYAVNQYLASRGFVVLSVNYRLGIGYGRAFQHPDKASFRGASEYRDVQAGAKYLQSLSNVNPDRIGIWGGSYGGYLTALALARDSATFKAGVDLHGVHDWSRLIAEEGKPVERHEKGDWEATLKTAFESSPIADVARWKSPVLLIHGDDDRNVRFNQTIDLARRLDNAGVRYEQLILPNEIHGFLRYADWLKADTATVRFFETELKDK
- a CDS encoding BlaI/MecI/CopY family transcriptional regulator; translation: MAERISDAEHAVMEVLWDDSPLTAQEVAERVGPDRGWSVNTVKTLLGRLLAKSAVSHEEDGRRYLYRPAVQRGDYVSGESRRLIDRLFGGKLTPLVAHLAERDELSAQDIAEIEALLKALKQ